GAACTCACCCGCGCCCTTCCAGGTCTTGGCGGCGATGGCGGTGAGCTGGAAGCCCCAGCGCGTGCGCTCGGCGTCGGGGTGGTGCAGGGCCACGGTCAGCGTGTAGCGCTGGCCGGGCACGTAGCGCTTGGGCACGCCCATGAGCTGCAGCCGGTCGCGGCCGTCGGAGTTCACGGGGAAGCCGGTGTGACAGGCGGTGCAGACCGGCTCGGCCGGGAAGCCGCCGCCCTGGGGCACGCCGGTGGTGCCGGGCTGCGGCCCGGTCGAAGAGGCCAACGCCGCGAGGGCGGGCGCGAGCGCCGCTGCCACCAGCCAGAACCTCCGCAATTCCCGCCCCCCAACGAATCGAGCGGCGCGATTCTAGAACGGGAGGCCGTAGTCGAGCCAGATGCCGAACGTATGGGC
The window above is part of the Myxococcota bacterium genome. Proteins encoded here:
- a CDS encoding choice-of-anchor V domain-containing protein, yielding MAAALAPALAALASSTGPQPGTTGVPQGGGFPAEPVCTACHTGFPVNSDGRDRLQLMGVPKRYVPGQRYTLTVALHHPDAERTRWGFQLTAIAAKTWKGAGEFVITDSPNTEVIHGVMANRDYVSHSYYGTGVGEAGGRQWSFDWIAPPAATGRVAFYGAGNAANADGSKEGDRIYSSSPAPLAVTAPAGGKSK